The Thalassotalea agarivorans region GTACAGCTTGCAGCAGAAATGATGTTATCTTCAGCAAGGATCATGTCATCGTTTACACCATAGACGATATTTTTGATGTCGCCTTTAGCAGGTGCTGTAAGCAACACTTTATCTACACCTTTAGATTGAAGATGTTGGCCTAAACCTTCCTCATCACTCCAAATACCTGTGTTGTCTACAACTAACGCGTTCTCTATGCCGTATTGCGTGTAATCAATATCGCTCGGCGACTTGGCGTAAATCACTTTGATGAATGCGCCATTGGCTTTGATTACATTGTTCTCTTCATCAATAGTAATGCTGCCGTTAAAGGCACCATGCACTGAATCACGGCGCAGTAAACTTGCACGTTTAGCTAAATCACCTGCTTTACCCGGGCGAATAACGATAGCGCGTAAGTTTAGTTTTGAAGAAGGACCTGCTTTTTCAATGAGTAAACGAGCTAAAATTCGACCGATACGGCCAAAACCGTATAAAACAACGTCTTTTGCGTCGCTACCGTTGTGGTGTTGAATAGAAGCTAGTTCTTTCGCTAAATATTCTTTTTCGGTTAACCCTTCACCCTTACCTTTAAATAAAAAGTCATAGGCCAGCATACCAATATCGATTTTGCTTGGCTCAATGTCCATTTCGTTCAGCGCTTCAATAAATGGATAGCTCTCGCGTAGACGAAGTTTTGATTCTTCGTGCAAAGCAACCGATTTATGGGCTTTGATCACATCAATAGCAGATGCGTTTACTAGTGGGCGACCATAAACGGTAATTTCTATACCTTTGTTACGATACAACTGACCAATAATAGGTAGCATGTTTTCTGCATAAGTTTGGCGTTCCTGCCAACTCTTTTGATATTCGTGTTCTGATTGAACTGTCATGTGTTTACCTTTTAAGGAAAAGAGTGGTTTACGTGCTTGTTGTGAGGGTTTACCCCTTCAAATTTGCGCGCATTGTAATGCATTATGAAAGTTTTAACCAGCACTTTCACATATAATTACAATAATACAAAATAATGGTAAAAACACGAGGAATTTATGATAGTTAGCCGATAGTCGCTAACCATGATAACAAAGGCTAATGCATCAAAAAACGCACCATTAGGAGAGTTATGTTGCTAGATTATGAAAGTATTAGTCTATTAAGCATCAAAGACTAAGCTAAGTGAGTTAACACAGTAGCGTTTGCCTGTTGGCTTAGGTCCGTCATCAAACACATGCCCTAAATGGCTATTGCATTGCTTGCATTGGATTTCAATGCGATTCATATTGTGGGAATGATCAGGTAAATAAACGATAGCATCATCAAGCCCTTGGTAGAAACTAGGCCAACCGCATCCTGATTCAAATTTATGTTCAGAGCTGAACAGAGGAGTGTCGCAGCAGGCACATAGATATGTCCCCTGCTGCCAATGATCATTATATTTACCAGAAAATGGCATTTCTGTTGCGCCTAATCGGCAAACGCGATAGGCGTCCTCAGACAATTTATCTTTATAATGATCGGTCATTAATATCCTTACAATTTAATAAGCGGCCTTCCAGGCTCAGCCCACTCTACGTGATATTTTTCGCCAGCTGGCTTATCAACACGTTCAAATGTGTGAGCGCCAAAGAAGTCTCGTTGCCCTTGTAATAGATTAGCAGGCAATGTACCTAAACGCATAGAGTCAAAGTAGGATAATGACGACGCTATTGCACCAGCGGGTATACCCATCATAGTGACATCTGCCACAGCTTTACGCCAATTTGCTTGGTTATTATTAAGCTGCTCAACAAAAAACTCATCCATCATTAGATTGTCTAGGTCTGGATCACGGGTAAACGCATCAGTAATCGATTGTAGAAATACTGCACGAATAATACAGCCAGCGCGCCAAATCTTAGCAATACTTGCAAAATCAAGCGTCCAACCGTGCTCTTTTGCTGCAAGTTTCATTAACTGAAACCCTTGTGCATAAGCACAAATTTTTGCGCAGTAAATGGCGTCATGTAAGTTTTCAATAAAACTTTCTTTGTCGCTTTCAGCAATGTCGTATGGCGCAGGACCATTTAACAACGCTTGTGACGCTACACGATTTTCTTTGAATGACGAAATAGAACGAGCAAACACTGCTTGTGCAATGGTTGGTGCTGGGCACCCTACTTCTAAACTTGAAATAGCAGTCCAAAGCCCGGTACCTTTTTGGCCGGCCTTATCTAAAATAACATCAACGAGTGGTTTCTGTGTTTCTTGATCTTGCTGTCTTAGTACTTCAACCGATATCTCTGTTAAGTATGAGTCTAACGGCCCTTTGTTCCACTGCTCAAATATGTCAGCGATTTCATTTGGTGATAACCCTAGACCTTCACGTAAGATGTGGTAAGCCTCACAGATAATTTGCATATCTGCGTATTCAATACCATTGTGCACCATCTTAACAAAGTGACCTGCGCCCGCTGGACCGATATAAGCAGCACACGGTTCGCCATGGTTTACTACTTGACCAGGCTTTGTACGTTCAATTGGTTTGCCTGTTTGCTCATCTACTTTAGCAGAAATGGCTTCCCAGATTGGTTTTACGCGTGTCCACGCATAAGGCGAACCACTAGGCATAAGTGAAGGACCAAATCTTGCGCCAACTTCGCCACCAGAAACAGCTGAAGAGAATAGGATAAATTTATTCTTATACTTTTGTTCACGTTCAACCGTATCAACCCACAAGCTATTACCTGTGTCGATTACAATATCATCTGGTTGAATACCGGCGCCTACTAAGCTTTCACATACTTGATCAACAGGTTCTCCTGCAGGTACAGAAAGTACAATAAGATGAGGCGGCTTTAATTTTGATAACAACTCAGTATATGAGAAGCATCCGTGTACTCTTGCTTGCTCAGAGCCTGATTCAGCCTTGTCTTGCGCTACTGCATCACTCACTTTTTCATTACTTAAATCAAAAGCTGCAATACTGTAGCCATTATCTGCTAAATTAAGTACTAGGTTTTTACCCATTACTCCTAAACCGATAAAGCCAATATCGCAAAGTACGTTGTCTTGGGACATATAAAATTCCGATGGTTTGACGTAAAAACGTCGACTAGCAAAAATTGCGCGCATTTTATCACGGAGGCCGCGATGGCGACTAGCGTTAAACACAAAATATTAACGTTAAATGTGTTGTTTTACTTACATGTGTAATAAAACAACTTAAACTCAAGTAAATCGACTAGTTGAACCAGTTTTTACTTGTTTTTTTCTCAAAATGATGTAATTTTACTACAAAATAAATCTTTGAGGTTTGATTATGACAATTAAAGTAGGTATTAACGGTTTTGGCCGTATTGGACGCTTCGTATTTCGCGCGTCAATTGAACGAAATGACATTGAAGTTGTAGGTATTAACGATCTAATTGATGTTGATTACATGGCTTACATGCTTAAGTATGATTCAACACATGGTCGTTTTAACGGCACAGTGAACGTTGTAGACGGTAACCTAGTCGTTAATGGCAAAACTGTTCGTATCACGGCAGAGCGTAACCCTGCTGACTTAAAATGGTCAGATATTGGCGCAGAAGTTGTCGTTGAATCTACAGGTTTATTCCTAACTGACGAAACTGCACGTAAGCACATTGAAGCTGGCGCTAAGAAAGTTGTTATGTCTGCTCCTTCTAAAGATGCTACACCTATGTTTGTAATGGGTGTTAACCACGACACTTATGCAGGACAAGATGTTGTTTCTAACGCGTCATGTACAACAAACTGTTTAGCGCCAATTGCTAAGGTATTAAACGACAACTGGGGTATTGCTGACGGTCTTATGACAACAGTTCACGCTACAACAGCAACGCAAAAGACTGTTGACGGCCCATCGGTTAAAGATTGGCGCGGTGGTCGTGGCGCAGGTCAAAACATCATTCCTTCGTCTACAGGCGCTGCAAAAGCTGTAGGTAAAGTTATTCCTGAATTAAACGGTAAGTTAACAGGTATGGCATTCCGCGTACCTACTCCAGACGTATCTGTTGTTGATTTAACCGTGAACTTAAAAACAGCCGCTTCATATGAAGAAATTTGTTCAGCAATGAAGGCAGCAAGTGAAGGCGCTTTAAAAGGTGTGCTTGGTTACACTGAAGACGCTGTTGTATCAAATGATTTTGTAGGTGAAGTATGTACTTCTGTGTTTGATGCAGGCGCTGGTATTGCTTTAACTGACACTTTTGTAAAAGTTGTTTCTTGGTACGACAACGAAATCGGTTATTCAAACAAAGTGCTTGATTTAGTTGCTCATATTAGCGAGTAATAAAATTATCCACTTTTACACGAATATAAAAAAACCCGCTTAATGCGGGTTTTTTATTGGATAACTTATTTTGATTAACCTTTAGCAGCAGCTACCGCTTCTTTTGCTAATGTTTCAATTGCCTTCCAATCTTTATTTTGTACAGCTGATTCTGGTACTAACCAAGAACCACCACAACAAGACACATTAGGCAGTGCTAGATAGTTTTTAATGTTATCTAAGTTAATGCCGCCTGTAGGACAAAAACGAATGTCTGGGAATGGACCACTAATTGATTTTATCGCCTTAACGCCACCTGCTGCTTCTGCAGGGAAGAATTTAAAGTGATCATAACCATAGTCAATACCATCCATTAGTTCAGAAATAGATGATAGTCCAGGCACTAATGCAATATTGCCCTCGTTACCTGCTTGTAATAAATCTTTAGTTAAGCCTGGGCTCAACGCAAATTTAGCACCTACATCTTCACATTGTTTAAGCATTTCACGGTTTGTTACCGTACCAGCACCTACAACCGCTTCTGGTAGTTCTTTAGCGATTTTTTCAATCACTTGTAAAGCAGAAGGCGTACGCAATGTGATTTCTAACACTTTAACATCAGCATTAAGTAATGATTCAGCGATAGGTAAAGCATCTTCAACTTTATTAATCACAAGTACAG contains the following coding sequences:
- the gap gene encoding type I glyceraldehyde-3-phosphate dehydrogenase, with the translated sequence MTIKVGINGFGRIGRFVFRASIERNDIEVVGINDLIDVDYMAYMLKYDSTHGRFNGTVNVVDGNLVVNGKTVRITAERNPADLKWSDIGAEVVVESTGLFLTDETARKHIEAGAKKVVMSAPSKDATPMFVMGVNHDTYAGQDVVSNASCTTNCLAPIAKVLNDNWGIADGLMTTVHATTATQKTVDGPSVKDWRGGRGAGQNIIPSSTGAAKAVGKVIPELNGKLTGMAFRVPTPDVSVVDLTVNLKTAASYEEICSAMKAASEGALKGVLGYTEDAVVSNDFVGEVCTSVFDAGAGIALTDTFVKVVSWYDNEIGYSNKVLDLVAHISE
- a CDS encoding glyceraldehyde-3-phosphate dehydrogenase, whose protein sequence is MTVQSEHEYQKSWQERQTYAENMLPIIGQLYRNKGIEITVYGRPLVNASAIDVIKAHKSVALHEESKLRLRESYPFIEALNEMDIEPSKIDIGMLAYDFLFKGKGEGLTEKEYLAKELASIQHHNGSDAKDVVLYGFGRIGRILARLLIEKAGPSSKLNLRAIVIRPGKAGDLAKRASLLRRDSVHGAFNGSITIDEENNVIKANGAFIKVIYAKSPSDIDYTQYGIENALVVDNTGIWSDEEGLGQHLQSKGVDKVLLTAPAKGDIKNIVYGVNDDMILAEDNIISAASCTTNAITPVLKAINDQFGIKNGHVETVHSYTNDQNLIDNYHKSPRRGRSAPLNMVITSTGAAKAVAKALPELKGLLTGNAIRVPTPNVSMAIMNLNLKQATTTEGLNDYLRQISLNSPLQNQVDYTASTEIVSTDLVGSRYAGVVDSQATIVDEDRAVLYVWYDNEFGYSCQVVSVMYKMAGIDIPTLPVKA
- a CDS encoding bifunctional 4-hydroxy-2-oxoglutarate aldolase/2-dehydro-3-deoxy-phosphogluconate aldolase, which produces MVKNWQITPKELFGMGPVVPVLVINKVEDALPIAESLLNADVKVLEITLRTPSALQVIEKIAKELPEAVVGAGTVTNREMLKQCEDVGAKFALSPGLTKDLLQAGNEGNIALVPGLSSISELMDGIDYGYDHFKFFPAEAAGGVKAIKSISGPFPDIRFCPTGGINLDNIKNYLALPNVSCCGGSWLVPESAVQNKDWKAIETLAKEAVAAAKG
- the gndA gene encoding NADP-dependent phosphogluconate dehydrogenase; this translates as MSQDNVLCDIGFIGLGVMGKNLVLNLADNGYSIAAFDLSNEKVSDAVAQDKAESGSEQARVHGCFSYTELLSKLKPPHLIVLSVPAGEPVDQVCESLVGAGIQPDDIVIDTGNSLWVDTVEREQKYKNKFILFSSAVSGGEVGARFGPSLMPSGSPYAWTRVKPIWEAISAKVDEQTGKPIERTKPGQVVNHGEPCAAYIGPAGAGHFVKMVHNGIEYADMQIICEAYHILREGLGLSPNEIADIFEQWNKGPLDSYLTEISVEVLRQQDQETQKPLVDVILDKAGQKGTGLWTAISSLEVGCPAPTIAQAVFARSISSFKENRVASQALLNGPAPYDIAESDKESFIENLHDAIYCAKICAYAQGFQLMKLAAKEHGWTLDFASIAKIWRAGCIIRAVFLQSITDAFTRDPDLDNLMMDEFFVEQLNNNQANWRKAVADVTMMGIPAGAIASSLSYFDSMRLGTLPANLLQGQRDFFGAHTFERVDKPAGEKYHVEWAEPGRPLIKL
- the msrB gene encoding peptide-methionine (R)-S-oxide reductase MsrB gives rise to the protein MTDHYKDKLSEDAYRVCRLGATEMPFSGKYNDHWQQGTYLCACCDTPLFSSEHKFESGCGWPSFYQGLDDAIVYLPDHSHNMNRIEIQCKQCNSHLGHVFDDGPKPTGKRYCVNSLSLVFDA